One window of the Calonectris borealis chromosome 36, bCalBor7.hap1.2, whole genome shotgun sequence genome contains the following:
- the ATP1B2 gene encoding sodium/potassium-transporting ATPase subunit beta-2: MARDKEKRSCGQMLAEWRAFVWDPRSRQFLGRTGTSWGLILLFYLVFYGFLAGLFALTMWVMLQSVDPHVPKYQDRLVTPGMMIRPRAEGLDVTFNVTQSQTWRHYVRALHQFLEAYNDSVQAARNAACVPGRYNEQPDDSVPNYPKRACRFNRSLLGPCAGLAPADDYGYGAGQPCVLIKVNRVINFFPGRNKSINVVCAAKVTPVSPPPPGPGRRATR, from the exons ATGGCTCGCGACAAGGAGAAGCGGAGCTGCGGGCAGATGTTGGCGGAGTGGCGGGCCTTCGTGTGGGACCCGCGGAGCCGCCAGTTCCTGGGCAGAACAGGCACCAGTTGGG gcctgatcctgctcttCTACTTGGTTTTCTACGGGTTCCTGGCCGGGCTCTTTGCCCTCACCATGTGGGTGATGCTGCAGAGCGTCGACCCCCACGTCCCCAAGTACCAGGACCGGCTCGTCACCCCCG GGATGATGATCCGCCCGCGCGCCGAGGGGCTGGACGTCACCTTCAACGTCACCCAGAGCCAGACCTGGCGTCACTACGTCCGCGCCCTGCACCAGTTCCTGGAGG CGTACAACGACAGCGTGCAGGCCGCCCGCAACGCCGCCTGCGTCCCCGGCCGCTACAACGAGCAGCCGGACGACAGCGTCCCCAACTACCCCAAACGCGCCTGTCGCTTCAACCGCTCCCTGCTGGGGCCCTGCGCCGGGCTGGCGCCCGCTGACGACTACGGCTACGGCGCCGGCCAACCCTGCGTCCTCATCAAGGTCAACCGG GTCATCAACTTCTTCCCGGGGAGGAACAAGAGCATCAACGTGGTCTGCGCCGCTAAGGTGAcacccgtgtcccctcccccccc CGGCCCCGGGCGAAGGGCAACCCGGTAA